Proteins co-encoded in one Quercus robur chromosome 8, dhQueRobu3.1, whole genome shotgun sequence genomic window:
- the LOC126694103 gene encoding probable amino acid permease 7 isoform X1: protein MGEEDTDNQIQTPLLQTNAAERPLKRTGNLWTAMAHIITGVIGSGVLSLAWSMAQLGWIAGPLAMLFFAAVTVVATFLLCNCYRTPDPEYGPGRNRSYLEAVDMNLGKTNAWVCGFFVHLSLFGTGIAYTITSAISMRAIQKSNCYHKEGHEAACSFGDTSYMLLFGVVQIVLSQTPDFHNMDWLSILAAIMSFTYSFIGLGLGFAKVVGDGYVKGSIGGISTSSAADKIWLVAQAIGDIAFAYPYSLIVIEIQDTLKSPPPENQTMKKASTIAIVVTTLFYLSCGGFGYAAFGDDTPGNLLTGFGFYEPYWLIDFANACIVLHLLGGYQVYSQPLFANVERWFADKFPSSGFVNDNYTLKLPLLPEIRLNLLRLCFRSIYVVSTTAIAMLFPYFNQVLGVLGGLNFWPLSIYFPVEMYFKQMNIEAWTTKWILLRTFSMFCLLVTLFSLIGSIEGLITAKLS from the exons ATGGGAGAAGAAGATACAGATAATCAGATTCAGACCCCTTTGTTGCAAACTAACGCAGCTGAGCGTCCTCTCAAGAGAACTG ggAATCTATGGACAGCAATGGCACATATAATAACTGGGGTGATAGGATCAGGAGTGCTATCACTAGCATGGAGTATGGCACAGCTTGGGTGGATTGCAGGTCCTTTGGCCATGTTATTCTTTGCTGCAGTCACTGTTGTTGCTACATTCCTTCTCTGCAACTGCTATCGAACTCCTGATCCTGAATATGGTCCCGGTAGAAATCGGTCCTATCTTGAAGCTGTTGACATGAATTTAG GAAAAACGAATGCATGGGTGTGTGGCTTCTTTGTGCACTTAAGCTTATTTGGGACAGGCATTGCCTATACAATTACATCTGCTATCAGCATGAG AGCAATCCAGAAATCAAACTGTTACCACAAAGAAGGGCACGAGGCCGCATGTAGTTTTGGAGATACCTCTTATATGTTACTTTTTGGAGTTGTCCAAATTGTACTATCTCAGACACCAGACTTTCACAATATGGACTGGCTATCTATTCTTGCTGCAATCATGTCCTTCACTTATTCTTTCATTGGATTGGGACTTGGCTTCGCAAAAGTTGTAG GAGATGGATATGTTAAGGGCAGCATTGGAGGAATTTCAACTTCTAGTGCAGCAGATAAAATATGGTTGGTAGCTCAAGCTATTGGAGACATTGCATTTGCCTATCCATATTCTCTCATTGTGATTGAGATACAG GATACTTTGAAGTCACCTCCACCAGAAAACCAGACCATGAAGAAGGCCTCAACAATAGCAATTGTAGTTACAACCCTCTTCTACCTCAGCTGTGGAGGCTTTGGATATGCAGCCTTCGGGGATGATACACCAGGGAACCTCTTGACAGGGTTTGGATTCTATGAACCATACTGGCTCATTGATTTTGCTAATGCTTGCATCGTGCTTCATCTACTTGGAGGATATCAG GTTTACAGTCAGCCATTGTTTGCAAATGTTGAAAGATGGTTTGCTGACAAGTTTCCAAGCAGTGGATTTGTAAATGATAACTACACTTTAAAATTGCCATTGCTCCCAGAGATAAGATTAAACCTTCTCAGGTTGTGTTTCCGAAGCATTTATGTTGTGTCGACAACTGCAATTGCAATGTTGTTTCCCTACTTCAACCAGGTTTTGGGAGTGCTAGGAGGCTTGAACTTCTGGCCCTTATCGATATATTTTCCAGTGGAGATGTACTTTAAGCAGATGAATATTGAAGCTTGGACAACTAAGTGGATCCTGCTTCGAACTTTCAGCATGTTTTGCTTGCTTGTGACATTATTTTCCTTGATTGGTTCAATTGAAGGACTTATAACTGCAAAATTGAGCTGA
- the LOC126694105 gene encoding transcription factor MYB80-like: MGRMPCCEKDNVKRGQWTPEEDNKLSSYIAQHGTRNWRLIPKNAGLQRCGKSCRLRWTNYLRPDLKHGQFSDAEEQTIVKLHSVVGNRWSLIAAQLPGRTDNDVKNHWNTKLKKKLSGMGIDPVTHKPFSHLMAEIATTLAPPQVAHLAEAALGCFKDEMLHLLTKKRIDFQIQQPNAALGNTTATYINSNQDEKDDTIEKIKLGLSRAIQEPEMLPSNKPWDSTGATSENFAGACSAFPASMTGYQYGPSSFGNDGDRSPWSQSMCTGSTCTAGDQQVQLHEKLEEENGEDSEGRKGIRNGSSIFSSDCVLWDLPSDDLMNPIV; encoded by the exons aTGGGTAGGATGCCATGTTGTGAGAAGGACAATGTGAAAAGGGGACAGTGGACTCCTGAAGAAGACAACAAGCTCTCTTCCTACATTGCCCAACACGGCACCCGTAACTGGCGCCTCATCCCCAAGAATGCTG GTCTTCAAAGATGCGGCAAGAGTTGCAGGCTTAGGTGGACTAATTACCTGCGTCCTGATCTTAAGCATGGCCAGTTCTCTGATGCAGAAGAGCAAACTATAGTGAAGCTTCATTCTGTTGTTGGTAACAG ATGGTCACTAATTGCAGCTCAGCTGCCTGGCCGCACAGACAATGACGTTAAAAATCACTGGAACACCAAACTGAAAAAGAAGCTGTCAGGCATGGGAATTGATCCTGTGACCCACAAGCCCTTCTCCCACCTAATGGCTGAAATTGCAACCACACTGGCACCCCCACAGGTGGCTCACCTTGCAGAAGCAGCCCTTGGCTGCTTCAAAGATGAAATGCTCCATCTCCTTACTAAGAAGCGCATTGACTTCCAGATCCAACAACCCAATGCAGCACTAGGGAACACCACTGCCACTTATATTAACAGTAATCAAGACGAAAAAGATGATACCATTGAGAAGATCAAGCTTGGCCTATCAAGGGCTATCCAAGAACCTGAGATGCTACCATCAAACAAGCCATGGGACAGTACTGGAGCGACATCTGAGAATTTTGCAGGGGCCTGCAGTGCTTTCCCTGCATCTATGACTGGATATCAGTATGGCCCGTCATCTTTTGGCAATGACGGGGACAGATCACCATGGAGCCAGAGTATGTGTACAGGAAGCACATGCACAGCAGGGGACCAGCAAGTTCAGTTGCATGAAAAACTTGAGGAAGAAAATGGGGAGGATTCTGAGGGTAGGAAAGGAATCAGAAATGGGTCCAGCATTTTCAGTTCAGACTGTGTCTTATGGGATTTGCCATCTGATGATCTAATGAACCCAATAGTTTAA
- the LOC126694107 gene encoding uncharacterized protein LOC126694107, which produces MQFCHCGKRAPVKTSWTGENIGRRFWACEKYGVDDTCGYFVWLDPPTCARGRELLPLLREKIDSLGKEVAAPHAKEKNYRINTKDGMILCFCTFAAIGLVFMIALLMIG; this is translated from the exons ATGCAGTTTTGTCATTGTGGAAAAAGGGCACCAGTGAAAACATCATGGACTGGTGAAAACATAGGGAGGAGGTTTTGGGCGTGTGAAAAATATGGG GTTGATGATACTTGTGGATACTTTGTTTGGCTTGACCCTCCTACATGTGCACGTGGTAGAGAATTGCTGCCTTTGCTTAGAGAGAAGATAGATAGTTTAGGGAAGGAGGTGGCAGCACCCCATGCAAAGGAGAAAAATTATCGTATTAATACGAAAGACGGGATGATACTGTGTTTTTGTACTTTTGCTGCTATTGGGTTGGTGTTTATGATCGCATTACTAATGATAGGATGA
- the LOC126694103 gene encoding probable amino acid permease 7 isoform X2, whose translation MGEEDTDNQIQTPLLQTNAAERPLKRTGNLWTAMAHIITGVIGSGVLSLAWSMAQLGWIAGPLAMLFFAAVTVVATFLLCNCYRTPDPEYGPGRNRSYLEAVDMNLGKTNAWVCGFFVHLSLFGTGIAYTITSAISMRAIQKSNCYHKEGHEAACSFGDTSYMLLFGVVQIVLSQTPDFHNMDWLSILAAIMSFTYSFIGLGLGFAKVVGDGYVKGSIGGISTSSAADKIWLVAQAIGDIAFAYPYSLIVIEIQDTLKSPPPENQTMKKASTIAIVVTTLFYLSCGGFGYAAFGDDTPGNLLTGFGFYEPYWLIDFANACIVLHLLGGYQVYSQPLFANVERWFADKFPSSGFVNDNYTLKLPLLPEIRLNLLRLCFRSIYVVSTTAIAMLFPYFNQVLGVLGGLNFWPLSIYFPVEMYFKQMNIEAWTTKWILLRTFSMFCLLVTLFSLIGSIEGLITAKLS comes from the exons ggAATCTATGGACAGCAATGGCACATATAATAACTGGGGTGATAGGATCAGGAGTGCTATCACTAGCATGGAGTATGGCACAGCTTGGGTGGATTGCAGGTCCTTTGGCCATGTTATTCTTTGCTGCAGTCACTGTTGTTGCTACATTCCTTCTCTGCAACTGCTATCGAACTCCTGATCCTGAATATGGTCCCGGTAGAAATCGGTCCTATCTTGAAGCTGTTGACATGAATTTAG GAAAAACGAATGCATGGGTGTGTGGCTTCTTTGTGCACTTAAGCTTATTTGGGACAGGCATTGCCTATACAATTACATCTGCTATCAGCATGAG AGCAATCCAGAAATCAAACTGTTACCACAAAGAAGGGCACGAGGCCGCATGTAGTTTTGGAGATACCTCTTATATGTTACTTTTTGGAGTTGTCCAAATTGTACTATCTCAGACACCAGACTTTCACAATATGGACTGGCTATCTATTCTTGCTGCAATCATGTCCTTCACTTATTCTTTCATTGGATTGGGACTTGGCTTCGCAAAAGTTGTAG GAGATGGATATGTTAAGGGCAGCATTGGAGGAATTTCAACTTCTAGTGCAGCAGATAAAATATGGTTGGTAGCTCAAGCTATTGGAGACATTGCATTTGCCTATCCATATTCTCTCATTGTGATTGAGATACAG GATACTTTGAAGTCACCTCCACCAGAAAACCAGACCATGAAGAAGGCCTCAACAATAGCAATTGTAGTTACAACCCTCTTCTACCTCAGCTGTGGAGGCTTTGGATATGCAGCCTTCGGGGATGATACACCAGGGAACCTCTTGACAGGGTTTGGATTCTATGAACCATACTGGCTCATTGATTTTGCTAATGCTTGCATCGTGCTTCATCTACTTGGAGGATATCAG GTTTACAGTCAGCCATTGTTTGCAAATGTTGAAAGATGGTTTGCTGACAAGTTTCCAAGCAGTGGATTTGTAAATGATAACTACACTTTAAAATTGCCATTGCTCCCAGAGATAAGATTAAACCTTCTCAGGTTGTGTTTCCGAAGCATTTATGTTGTGTCGACAACTGCAATTGCAATGTTGTTTCCCTACTTCAACCAGGTTTTGGGAGTGCTAGGAGGCTTGAACTTCTGGCCCTTATCGATATATTTTCCAGTGGAGATGTACTTTAAGCAGATGAATATTGAAGCTTGGACAACTAAGTGGATCCTGCTTCGAACTTTCAGCATGTTTTGCTTGCTTGTGACATTATTTTCCTTGATTGGTTCAATTGAAGGACTTATAACTGCAAAATTGAGCTGA
- the LOC126694103 gene encoding probable amino acid permease 7 isoform X4, translating into MGEEVADDQTPFFQTQPAEHPLQRTGNLWTAMAHIITGVIGSGVLSLAWSMAQLGWIAGPLAMLFFAAVTVVATFLLCNCYRTPDPEYGPGRNRSYLEAVDMNLGKTNAWVCGFFVHLSLFGTGIAYTITSAISMRAIQKSNCYHKEGHEAACSFGDTSYMLLFGVVQIVLSQTPDFHNMDWLSILAAIMSFTYSFIGLGLGFAKVVGDGYVKGSIGGISTSSAADKIWLVAQAIGDIAFAYPYSLIVIEIQDTLKSPPPENQTMKKASTIAIVVTTLFYLSCGGFGYAAFGDDTPGNLLTGFGFYEPYWLIDFANACIVLHLLGGYQVYSQPLFANVERWFADKFPSSGFVNDNYTLKLPLLPEIRLNLLRLCFRSIYVVSTTAIAMLFPYFNQVLGVLGGLNFWPLSIYFPVEMYFKQMNIEAWTTKWILLRTFSMFCLLVTLFSLIGSIEGLITAKLS; encoded by the exons ATGGGAGAAGAAGTTGCAGATGatcaaaccccattttttcaaaCTCAACCAGCTGAGCATCCTCTCCAGAGAACTG ggAATCTATGGACAGCAATGGCACATATAATAACTGGGGTGATAGGATCAGGAGTGCTATCACTAGCATGGAGTATGGCACAGCTTGGGTGGATTGCAGGTCCTTTGGCCATGTTATTCTTTGCTGCAGTCACTGTTGTTGCTACATTCCTTCTCTGCAACTGCTATCGAACTCCTGATCCTGAATATGGTCCCGGTAGAAATCGGTCCTATCTTGAAGCTGTTGACATGAATTTAG GAAAAACGAATGCATGGGTGTGTGGCTTCTTTGTGCACTTAAGCTTATTTGGGACAGGCATTGCCTATACAATTACATCTGCTATCAGCATGAG AGCAATCCAGAAATCAAACTGTTACCACAAAGAAGGGCACGAGGCCGCATGTAGTTTTGGAGATACCTCTTATATGTTACTTTTTGGAGTTGTCCAAATTGTACTATCTCAGACACCAGACTTTCACAATATGGACTGGCTATCTATTCTTGCTGCAATCATGTCCTTCACTTATTCTTTCATTGGATTGGGACTTGGCTTCGCAAAAGTTGTAG GAGATGGATATGTTAAGGGCAGCATTGGAGGAATTTCAACTTCTAGTGCAGCAGATAAAATATGGTTGGTAGCTCAAGCTATTGGAGACATTGCATTTGCCTATCCATATTCTCTCATTGTGATTGAGATACAG GATACTTTGAAGTCACCTCCACCAGAAAACCAGACCATGAAGAAGGCCTCAACAATAGCAATTGTAGTTACAACCCTCTTCTACCTCAGCTGTGGAGGCTTTGGATATGCAGCCTTCGGGGATGATACACCAGGGAACCTCTTGACAGGGTTTGGATTCTATGAACCATACTGGCTCATTGATTTTGCTAATGCTTGCATCGTGCTTCATCTACTTGGAGGATATCAG GTTTACAGTCAGCCATTGTTTGCAAATGTTGAAAGATGGTTTGCTGACAAGTTTCCAAGCAGTGGATTTGTAAATGATAACTACACTTTAAAATTGCCATTGCTCCCAGAGATAAGATTAAACCTTCTCAGGTTGTGTTTCCGAAGCATTTATGTTGTGTCGACAACTGCAATTGCAATGTTGTTTCCCTACTTCAACCAGGTTTTGGGAGTGCTAGGAGGCTTGAACTTCTGGCCCTTATCGATATATTTTCCAGTGGAGATGTACTTTAAGCAGATGAATATTGAAGCTTGGACAACTAAGTGGATCCTGCTTCGAACTTTCAGCATGTTTTGCTTGCTTGTGACATTATTTTCCTTGATTGGTTCAATTGAAGGACTTATAACTGCAAAATTGAGCTGA
- the LOC126694102 gene encoding proteasome activator subunit 4-like isoform X4 — protein MPRWGNILVRVLNKYRKKLSLKVQWRPLYDTLVNTHFTRDTGPEGWRLRQRHFEAITSLVRSCRRFFPPGSAFEIWSEFRSLLENPWHNSSFEGSGFVRLFLPTNLDNQDFFTNDWIKSCIDLWDSMPNCQFWNSQWAALVARVVKNCNSIEWECFLPTLFARYLNMFEVPVANGSGSYPFSVDVPRNTRFLFSNKTVTPAKAIAKAIVYLLRPGSLMQDQFEKLVNLLEQYYHPSNGGRWTYSLERFLFHLVIQFEKRLQHEQQNTENSRQPELLLGRSERTYFVNVVLKLIDRGQYSKNEHLSETVAAATSVLSYVEPSLVLPFVASRFHMALETMTATHQLKIAVMSVAFVGRSLFLTSHSTSVESVESGDEFTDLLMVSLSNVLLGMDANDPPKTLATMQLIGSIFSNLAYLDDNIDESSFLPMIRFSEWLDEFLCRLFSLLLHLEPSSVTNEGLHSSATSGTFLVEDGPYYYCMLEILLGRLSKSLYTQALKKVCKFVKTNILPGAIAEVGLLCCACVHSNPEEAVTHLIEPILSSVISSLEGVPVTGFGGRGTSKSSVSIKAKPTLSPALETSIDYQLKTLSVAISYGGPALLRYKDQFKEAIVSAFDSPSWKVSGAGDHLLRSLLGSLILYYPIDQYKCIFRHPVASELEEWISTKDYSNNELPIGPKWHIPSDEEVNFANELLDLHFKAALDDLFTMCQTKIHSDSGDEKEHLKVTLLRIDSSLQGVLSCLPDFRPSSSNAVVEDPDHTSFLIAGATGSSVGSTQLREKAAEVIHASCKYLLEEKSDDSILLILIIRIMDALANYGSLEYDEWSNHRQAWKLESAAIVEPPINFIVSSHSKGKRRPRWALIDKAYMHNTWRSSQSSYHLLRTSAKFIPSDHLNLLMDDLLNLSLHSYETVRLLAGKSLLKLIKRWPSMISKCVLSLAENLKDPNAPENVVLGSCAVLASQSVLKHLTTDPKAFSSFIIGILSSSHHESLKAQKAINELFVKYNIYFAGVSRSIFRTSNNDMDGQVFGDLVSQIVSMSFDSIGLHWRYNLMANRVLLLLAMASRNDPNVSSTILSETAGHFLKNLKSQLPQTRILAISALNTLLKESPYKLSAGKQSGSSGSSDLQESTKSSLEGVLTKIFQEEGFFYETLNSLSHVHIITDTESTSSRGHGNSSFQSFADKSITRFYFDFSASWPRTPSWISLLGSDTFYSNFARIFKRLIQECGMPVLLALRSTLEEFANAKERSKQCVAAEALAGVLHSDVDGLLGAWDSWLMAQFQNIILAQSVESIPEWAACIRYAVTGKGKYGTKVPLLRQKILDCLANPLPSTATTTIVAKRYAFLSAVLIEISPQKMPAAEIRLHNELLEELLGNMCHSSAQVREAIGVNLSVLCSNIRLYASSDHDFSHEGRNSDIDNRLKDGGWVQFLIKRASEVVINIQSSSQSDNLETPIDSKLQDVHLNGDSQDDVKWMETLFHFIISSLKSGRSSYLLDVIVGLLYPVISLQETSNKDLSTLAKAAFELLKWRIFWEPHLQEAVSVILSSANDSNWRTRSATLTYLRTFMYRHTFILSSVEKQQIWSIVEKLLIDNQVEVREHAAAVLAGLMKGGDEDLARDFRDRAYLKANNLQRKRKQRNISSGHSIASIHGAVLALTASVLSAPYDIPSWLPEHVTLLARFAGEPTPVKSTVTKAVAEFRRTHADTWNVQKNSFTEEQLEVLADTSSSSSYFA, from the exons GTTCCTGTGGCAAATGGAAGTGGATCATATCCTTTTTCTGTGGATGTTCCCCGAAACACAAGGTTCTTGTTCTCCAATAAAACAGTCACCCCAGCAAAGGCCATCGCAAAAGCAATT GTGTATCTATTAAGACCTGGTAGTTTGATGCAAGATCAGTTTGAGAAATTGGTCAACCTCTTGGAACA ATATTACCATCCCTCCAATGGTGGTCGTTGGACTTATTCATTGGAGCGATTTTTGTTCCATTTGGTAATACAATTTGAGAAACGCCTACAGCATGAGCAACA GAACACAGAAAACAGTAGACAGCCCGAACTGCTTCTTGGAAGATCAGAAAGGACGTATTTCGTCAATGTGGTGCTGAAGTTAATTGATCGTGGTCAATATAGCAAGAATGAGCATTTATCTGAGACAGTTGCTGCAGCAACTTCTGTTTTGTCTTATGTGGAGCCCTCTTTGGTTCTTCCTTTTGTGGCATCTCGATTCCATATGGCCTTAGAGACG ATGACTGCCACCCACCAGCTGAAAATTGCTGTAATGTCGGTAGCATTTGTTGGGCGTTCACTATTTCTCACCTCCCACTCAACTTCAGTAGAATCAGTTGAAAGTGGTGATGAGTTCACTGATCTTTTGATGGTTTCATTGTCCAATGTATTACTTGGAATGGATGCCAATGATCCTCCTAAAACCTTGGCAACCATGCAACTAATTGGCTCCATTTTTTCCAAT TTGGCTTATTTGGATGATAACATAGACGAGTCGTCATTCCTGCCTATGATTCGTTTTTCTGAATGGCTTGATGAATTCTTATGTCGCCTATTTTCCTTGCTTCTGCACTTGGAACCCAGCAGTGTTAC GAATGAAGGCCTACATTCATCTGCAACATCAGGAACTTTTCTCGTTGAGGATGGTCCTTACTACTATTGCATGCTTGAAATCTTGCTTGGGAGACTTTCAAAATCCCTGTATACTCAG GctttaaaaaaagtttgtaagtTTGTGAAGACAAATATCCTTCCAGGGGCAATTGCTGAGGTTGGACTGCTTTGTTGTGCATGTGTGCATTCAAACCCAGAAGAAGCAGTTACTCACCTTATTGAGCCCATTTTGTCCTCTGTTATCTCCTCTTTAGAAGGAGTGCCAGTtacaggatttggaggaagaGGAACTTCTAAGTCCTCTGTTTCAATAAAG GCAAAACCCACTCTTTCTCCTGCTCTTGAAACATCAATTGATTATCAATTGAAAACACTATCAGTTGCCATCAGTTATGGGGGTCCTGCTCTTCTCCGTTacaaggatcagtttaaggaaGCTATTGTTTCTGCTTTTGATTCTCCATCTTGGAAG GTCAGTGGTGCTGGTGATCATCTTCTCCGTTCCCTCCTTGGTAGCCTGATTCTTTATTATCCTATTGATCAGTACAA GTGCATCTTCCGTCACCCTGTGGCTTCTGAACTAGAGGAATGGATCAGCACAAAAGATTATTCCAATAATGAACTGCCAATAGGCCCTAAGTGGCATATCCCTAGTGATGAAGAAGTTAATTTTGCAAACGAACTCTTGGATCTTCATTTTAAAGCGGCTTTGGATGATCTTTTTACAATGTGCCAAACTAAAATCCATTCAGATTCAG GAGATGAGAAAGAGCACTTGAAAGTGACTCTTTTGCGGATTGATTCATCATTGCAAGGTGTTTTGTCTTGCTTGCCTGATTTCAGGCCGTCCTCCAGCAATGCAGTGGTTGAAGATCCAGATCATACTTCTTTCTTAATAGCTGGAGCAACAGGTTCAAGTGTTGGCAGCACTCAACTGCGGGAAAAAGCTGCTGAGGTTATTCATGCCTCATGCAA ATACTTGTTAGAGGAAAAATCTGATGACAGCATTTTATTGATACTCATTATTCGTATTATGGATGCATTAGCAAACTATG GAAGTTTGGAATATGATGAGTGGTCAAATCACAGGCAGGCTTGGAAGTTGGAATCTGCTGCCATAGTTGAACCTCCGATTAATTTTATTGTATCATCTCATTCTAAGGGAAAGAGAAG GCCAAGGTGGGCACTCATTGATAAGGCATACATGCACAATACATGGAGATCCTCACAGTCATCCTATCATCTATTACGTACAAGTGCAAAGTTCATTCCATCAGATCATCTGAATCTCTTGATGGACGATCTTCTAAATCTATCTTTGCATAGTTATGAAACTGTTCGCTT ACTCGCTGGCAAATCTCTACTGAAGCTGATCAAGAGATGGCCGTCTATGATTTCAAAGTGTGTTCTCTCTCTTGCTGAGAATTTAAAGGACCCAAATGCACCAGAAAATGTGGTTCTAGGTTCTTGTGCAGTCCTTGCCTCACAATCGGTTCTCAAGCATTTGACGACG GATCCAAAAGCGTTTTCTTCCTTTATCATTGGGATTCTTTCCAG CTCCCATCATGAGTCACTGAAAGCCCAGAAAGCAATCAATGAG TTATTTGTCAAATACAACATCTACTTTGCTGGAGTGTCTAGAAGCATTTTCAGGACATCAAACAATGACATGGATGGACAAGTTTTTGGAGATTTGGTTTCTCAAATTGTTTCTATGAGTTTTGATTCCATTGGCTTGCATTGGCG gtatAATCTTATGGCTAATAGAGTTCTGCTCCTGTTGGCTATGGCATCTCGGAATGACCCAAATGTCTCTTCAACGATCTTGAGTGAAACTGCTG GTCACTTCTTGaagaatttgaaaagtcaacTTCCTCAGACTAGAATACTTGCAATATCGGCTCTAAATACACTGTTAAAGGAATCACCTTATAAACTTTCAGCTGGGAAACAGTCTGGCTCTTCTGGTTCCAGTGACTTACAAGAAAGTACAAAATCATCACTGGAAGgagttttaactaaaatttttcagGAAGAGGGCTTTTTTTATGAGACTTTGAATAGTCTTTCCCATGTTCACATAATCACTGATACAGAGAGCACATCTTCCAGAGGACATGGAAATTCATCTTTTCAGAGCTTTGCAGACAAATCAATCACCcgtttttattttgacttttctgCTTCATGGCCACGTACCCCTAGCTGGATTTCTTTATTAGGAAGTGATACCTTCTACTCAAATTTTGCCCGGATTTTTAAACGGTTAATACAAGAATGTGGCATGCCAGTTTTGTTGGCTCTTAGAAGCACCTTGGAGGAGTTTGCAAATGCCAAGGAGAGGTCTAAGCAATGTGTTGCTGCTGAAGCATTGGCTGGGGTGTTGCATTCTGATGTCGATGGTCTTTTAGGAGCATGGGACAGTTGGTTGATGGCCCAGTTCCAGAATATTATTTTAGCGCAATCAGTGGAATCAATACCTGAGTGGGCAGCTTGTATACGTTATGCAGTTACTGGAAAGGGAAAGTATGGAACAAAAGTTCCTCTTCTGAGGCAAAAAATCTTAGATTGTTTGGCAAATCCTTTACCTTCAACTGCAACCACCACCATAGTAGCCAAGCGCTATGCTTTTCTATCAGCTGTACTTATAGAAATATCCCCACAGAAAATGCCGGCAGCTGAGATACGGCTGCATAATGAACTTTTGGAGGAGCTGCTTGGTAATATGTGCCATTCATCTGCCCAA GTAAGAGAAGCTATAGGTGTTAACCTTTCTGTATTGTGCTCTAACATTCGGCTTTATGCGTCTTCGGATCATGATTTTTCACATGAAGGGAGAAATAGTGATATTGATAACAGACTTAAAGATGGAGGTTGGGTTCAGTTCCTAATAAAACGAGCATCTGAAGTGGTAATAAATATTCAGAGTAGCAGCCAATCTGACAATTTGGAGACCCCAATAGATTCAAAACTTCAAGATGTACATTTGAATGGAGATTCACAAGATGATGTCAAATGGATGGAAACG CTATTCCATTTTATCATCTCGTCTTTGAAGTCTGGAAGATCTTCATATTTGCTGGATGTAATTGTGGGGCTTCTTTATCCTGTAATTTCCTTGCAG GAAACATCAAATAAAGATTTGTCAACGTTGGCCAAGGCTGCTTTTGAACTGCTAAAATGGAGGATTTTCTGGGAACCTCATCTCCAGGAGGCCGTATCTGTGATTCTTTCTTCAGCCAATGATTCTAACTGGCGGACTAGATCTGCAACACTGACATATCTGCGAACCTTTATGTATAG GCACACTTTCATTCTCTCAAGTGTGGAGAAACAACAAATCTGGAGCATTGTGGAGAAGCTACTTATAGATAACCAAGTGGAG GTAAGAGAGCATGCTGCAGCAGTTTTGGCAGGCCTAATGAAGGGCGGGGATGAAGATCTAGCAAGAGATTTTCGTGATAGAGCTTACTTGAAGGCAAATAATcttcaaagaaagagaaagcagAG AAATATAAGTTCTGGTCACTCCATTGCCTCTATACATGGTGCTGTCCTTGCTTTGACTGCTTCTGTGTTATCAGCGCCGTATGACATACCCAG TTGGTTACCTGAGCATGTTACATTACTGGCTCGTTTTGCCGGGGAGCCAACGCCTGTAAAATCTACAGTTACAAAAGCAGTTGCAGAGTTCCGGCGGACCCATGCAGATACATGGAATGTTCAGAAAAATTCATTCACTGAAGAGCAACTTGAG GTTCTGGCTGATACATCCTCTTCATCTTCATATTTTGCTTGA